A single region of the Herpetosiphon gulosus genome encodes:
- a CDS encoding class I SAM-dependent methyltransferase, with product MTIQALPTEHLAGCPVCNHPQANFVGHYPEAYLEEGLSLYQCTACAIVYLNPRLSLLGTHMLEDQSLVYQYDEVTQAQAVQAREGIIDWIEAMTELTPGRMLDVGCNRGYLLAAAARRGWQTTGVELSQVAAAEARKRFGLTIYSSLSDLPKNQPFDLITCWHVVEHLHEPVQMLSQLAESLSPTGVLAIQVPAYRFADEYVRRGNSSHIFCASHPVHYTAETLSMVLAKAGFETFYCDESAEHLLLTIYAAKPSRQLYREHLNEIHQKLIWFERDHATLAQQLQAMNTYVQRLEATIEAKNQHIAQLEHRLQTINNGHIMRLLNKLKR from the coding sequence GTGACGATTCAAGCTTTACCAACCGAGCACTTAGCTGGATGTCCAGTTTGCAACCACCCTCAAGCTAATTTTGTTGGGCATTATCCTGAGGCCTATCTTGAAGAGGGCTTATCGCTCTATCAATGTACTGCTTGTGCAATCGTCTACCTCAATCCACGGCTCTCGCTACTTGGCACGCATATGTTAGAAGATCAAAGCCTTGTCTATCAATACGACGAGGTAACCCAAGCCCAGGCTGTTCAGGCTCGCGAAGGCATTATCGATTGGATTGAAGCCATGACTGAGCTAACGCCTGGTCGAATGCTCGATGTGGGCTGCAATCGTGGTTACCTGCTAGCTGCTGCCGCCCGCCGTGGCTGGCAAACGACTGGAGTCGAATTATCGCAAGTGGCAGCCGCTGAAGCCCGCAAACGCTTCGGCTTAACCATCTACTCAAGCCTCAGCGATCTTCCCAAAAACCAACCATTCGATTTAATTACCTGCTGGCATGTGGTCGAGCATTTACATGAGCCAGTTCAGATGCTTAGCCAGCTTGCCGAATCGCTTAGCCCAACTGGCGTGTTAGCAATTCAAGTTCCTGCCTATCGTTTTGCTGATGAATATGTGCGGCGGGGCAATAGCTCACATATTTTTTGTGCCTCGCATCCAGTTCACTATACTGCCGAAACATTAAGCATGGTTTTAGCCAAAGCAGGCTTCGAAACATTTTATTGCGATGAATCAGCTGAGCACTTATTATTAACCATCTATGCGGCCAAACCTTCACGCCAACTCTATCGTGAGCACTTAAACGAGATCCACCAAAAATTAATCTGGTTTGAACGCGATCATGCCACACTGGCCCAACAACTTCAAGCGATGAACACATATGTGCAACGACTTGAAGCAACGATTGAGGCAAAAAATCAGCATATTGCTCAGCTCGAACACCGCCTACAAACGATTAATAATGGTCACATTAT